In Streptomyces seoulensis, the following are encoded in one genomic region:
- a CDS encoding MFS transporter codes for MPPPALKRSTLLVLCACVLVAQSMVAAINLLIPQFMASSPHPSHSQLLWIVDAYVIAFAGLLVPAGALGDRYGRKGALLTGLALFAAGAATGALAGTPAVLIAGRAVSGAGAALITPATLSILMRLSTPETRARAMGAWTLSLGLGGGVGNLAGGFAGQYLSWRALFAVMVPLAALLAAAVAATTPRTGRSPGTGLDPLGTLLLTGGLVAVLFGIIEGPSYGWTSARILGAFAAGAVLTGAFTAHALRSAAPLFDPRVFASARLRAASLGTATGFFGLFALFFVNSQYLQEAKGMGAALTGLAILPMPVGMAVSQRLAGRWAAHPRALVGTGLALIGLGLLATSTADAHTPYALYVCWLLVVSAGTGLSMPALTVGVITSLPAHQAGLGSGLGTTARETGAALGVAVTGTVLSAHTGLGAGMGPALRIVALVVLAATALVIAGWGGRNRTLRSAGPVPERVASPSTPHR; via the coding sequence GTGCCCCCGCCTGCCCTGAAACGCTCGACGCTGCTCGTGCTGTGCGCCTGTGTCCTGGTCGCCCAGAGCATGGTCGCCGCGATCAACCTGCTGATCCCCCAGTTCATGGCGTCCTCCCCACACCCCTCGCACAGCCAGCTGCTGTGGATAGTGGACGCCTACGTCATCGCCTTCGCCGGACTCCTCGTCCCGGCCGGCGCCCTCGGCGACCGCTACGGCCGCAAGGGCGCCCTGCTCACCGGCCTCGCCCTGTTCGCCGCGGGCGCCGCCACCGGTGCCCTCGCCGGCACCCCGGCCGTGCTCATCGCGGGCCGGGCCGTCTCCGGCGCCGGGGCCGCGCTGATCACCCCGGCCACGCTCTCGATCCTGATGCGGCTGTCCACGCCCGAGACCCGGGCCCGCGCGATGGGCGCCTGGACGCTGTCGCTCGGCCTCGGGGGCGGGGTCGGCAACCTGGCGGGCGGCTTCGCCGGGCAGTACCTGTCCTGGCGGGCCCTGTTCGCGGTCATGGTGCCGCTGGCCGCGCTGCTCGCCGCCGCCGTCGCCGCGACCACCCCGCGCACCGGGCGCTCCCCGGGCACCGGCCTCGACCCGCTGGGCACCCTGCTGCTCACCGGGGGCCTGGTCGCCGTGCTGTTCGGCATCATCGAGGGCCCCTCCTACGGCTGGACGTCCGCGCGCATCCTCGGCGCCTTCGCCGCCGGTGCCGTGCTGACCGGCGCCTTCACCGCGCACGCCCTGCGCTCGGCCGCCCCGCTCTTCGACCCGCGCGTCTTCGCCTCGGCCCGGCTGCGCGCCGCGTCGCTGGGCACGGCCACCGGCTTCTTCGGCCTGTTCGCCCTGTTCTTCGTCAACTCCCAGTACCTCCAGGAGGCGAAGGGCATGGGCGCCGCCCTGACCGGCCTGGCGATCCTGCCCATGCCCGTCGGCATGGCCGTGTCCCAGCGGCTCGCCGGCCGCTGGGCGGCCCACCCCCGCGCCCTCGTCGGCACCGGCCTCGCCCTGATCGGCCTGGGCCTGCTCGCCACGTCGACCGCCGACGCGCACACCCCGTACGCGCTGTACGTCTGCTGGCTGCTGGTGGTCTCCGCCGGTACGGGCCTGTCGATGCCGGCGCTGACCGTGGGCGTGATCACCTCACTCCCCGCGCACCAGGCCGGACTCGGCAGCGGGCTCGGCACCACCGCCCGCGAGACCGGCGCCGCGCTGGGCGTCGCCGTCACCGGGACCGTGCTCTCCGCGCACACCGGGCTCGGGGCCGGGATGGGCCCGGCGCTGCGCATCGTCGCGCTGGTGGTGCTGGCGGCGACCGCCCTGGTGATCGCGGGGTGGGGCGGCCGGAACCGTACCCTCCGGTCGGCCGGCCCGGTCCCGGAGCGCGTAGCATCGCCCTCCACCCCCCACCGATAA
- a CDS encoding XRE family transcriptional regulator has protein sequence MARWKALPEELDPQIVEFTRQMRRLVDEVGLGVATLADRTGYSRTSWERYLNGRLLAPKGAVGALAEVCGTSPVHLTTMWELAERAWSRAESRHDRTMEQIRITQARAELGDFGGGTGTTTVDAPPQSPSSAEPPGGRRRVLLFLAGAVAVLAVLGTVFLLTGGESTPAAAGPPSPSATGAPGLPPGVKCVGIGCAGKDAEAMGCSGDLVTTARSATVGAATLEVRYSRTCGAAWGRITGAAPGDRVRVTADGESERVEAVAGETYTYTPMVAVGRAGEAEACVTLTSGRTGCAK, from the coding sequence ATGGCTCGTTGGAAGGCACTGCCGGAGGAACTCGACCCGCAGATCGTGGAGTTCACCCGTCAGATGCGAAGACTGGTGGACGAGGTCGGTCTGGGCGTCGCCACGCTGGCCGACCGCACCGGGTACAGCAGGACGTCCTGGGAGCGGTATCTGAACGGGCGGCTGCTCGCGCCCAAGGGGGCCGTCGGCGCCCTCGCCGAGGTCTGCGGGACCAGCCCGGTCCACCTCACCACGATGTGGGAGCTGGCCGAACGCGCCTGGAGCCGGGCGGAGTCGCGGCACGACCGCACGATGGAGCAGATCCGCATCACCCAGGCCCGCGCGGAGCTGGGCGACTTCGGCGGCGGTACGGGCACCACGACGGTCGACGCCCCACCGCAGAGCCCGTCTTCCGCCGAGCCCCCTGGGGGCAGGCGCCGCGTCCTGCTCTTCCTCGCGGGCGCCGTGGCCGTACTCGCCGTGCTCGGCACGGTCTTCCTGCTCACCGGCGGCGAGAGCACACCGGCCGCCGCCGGGCCGCCCTCGCCGTCCGCCACCGGCGCGCCCGGTCTGCCGCCCGGGGTCAAGTGCGTGGGCATCGGCTGCGCCGGCAAGGACGCCGAGGCCATGGGGTGCAGCGGCGACCTGGTGACCACCGCCCGGAGCGCCACCGTCGGCGCCGCCACCCTGGAGGTCCGCTACAGCAGGACGTGCGGCGCGGCCTGGGGCCGGATCACCGGCGCCGCACCGGGCGACCGGGTGCGCGTCACGGCGGACGGCGAGAGCGAGCGGGTCGAGGCCGTCGCCGGGGAGACGTACACGTACACACCGATGGTCGCCGTCGGCCGCGCGGGCGAGGCCGAAGCCTGCGTCACCCTGACGTCGGGGCGCACCGGGTGCGCCAAGTAG
- a CDS encoding bifunctional methylenetetrahydrofolate dehydrogenase/methenyltetrahydrofolate cyclohydrolase → MTAQILDGKATAAAIKSDLTARVAALKEKGITPGLGTVLVGEDPGSQKYVAGKHRDCAQVGIASIQRELPATATQEEIEAVVRELNEDPDCTGYIVQLPLPKGIDENRILELMDPEKDADGLHPMNLGRLVLNEPAPLPCTPNGVLTLLRRYGVETKGAEVVVVGRGVTIGRSMPLLLTRRSENATVTQCHTGTRDLAYHLKRADIVVSAAGSPHLIRAEDIKPGAAVLDVGVSRNAEGKIVGDVHPDVAEVAGWISPNPGGVGPMTRAQLLVNVVEAAERRAG, encoded by the coding sequence ATGACCGCCCAGATTCTCGATGGCAAGGCCACCGCAGCCGCGATCAAGTCCGATCTGACCGCCCGCGTGGCGGCGCTGAAGGAGAAGGGAATCACGCCCGGCCTCGGTACCGTCCTGGTCGGTGAGGACCCCGGCAGCCAGAAGTACGTCGCGGGCAAGCACCGCGACTGCGCCCAGGTCGGCATCGCCTCCATCCAGCGCGAACTCCCCGCCACGGCGACGCAGGAGGAGATCGAGGCGGTCGTCCGCGAGCTGAACGAGGACCCCGACTGCACCGGCTACATCGTCCAGCTCCCGCTGCCCAAGGGCATCGACGAGAACCGCATCCTGGAGCTGATGGACCCGGAGAAGGACGCCGACGGCCTCCACCCGATGAACCTCGGCCGCCTGGTCCTCAACGAGCCCGCCCCGCTGCCCTGCACCCCCAACGGCGTGCTCACCCTGCTGCGCCGGTACGGCGTGGAGACCAAGGGCGCCGAGGTCGTGGTCGTCGGCCGCGGTGTGACCATCGGGCGCTCGATGCCGCTGCTGCTCACCCGGCGCAGCGAGAACGCCACCGTCACCCAGTGCCACACCGGCACCCGTGACCTGGCGTACCACCTCAAGCGGGCCGACATCGTCGTCTCCGCCGCCGGTTCCCCGCACCTGATCCGCGCCGAGGACATCAAGCCGGGCGCGGCCGTGCTGGACGTCGGTGTCTCGCGGAACGCCGAGGGCAAGATCGTCGGCGATGTCCACCCGGACGTCGCCGAGGTCGCCGGGTGGATCTCCCCGAACCCCGGCGGGGTCGGCCCGATGACCCGCGCCCAGCTCCTGGTCAACGTGGTGGAGGCGGCGGAGCGGCGTGCCGGCTGA
- a CDS encoding siderophore-interacting protein, with translation MPALLNPVLDLLMLRATVSSVERFTARMRRLRIEGEALAGLDVLPGQQVRVLVGSALTRRTYSVWRYDPSGAMELCVLDHEGDGPGARWAREAKAGDEVRLGKPEGSFTLRPDAAHHVFVGDETASVAFGAMLAALPDGSRVSGCVETATADDRLPLPHAGRLDWVLRGTVPLPEAVGRLAPAPGGIAYVAGEARTVQAVRHVLRDAGWDRRSVLTKPFWAPGKRGLE, from the coding sequence ATGCCCGCGCTGCTGAATCCCGTCCTCGATCTGCTGATGCTCCGGGCCACCGTGAGCTCCGTGGAGCGGTTCACCGCGCGGATGCGGCGCCTGCGGATCGAGGGCGAGGCGCTGGCCGGGCTCGATGTGCTCCCCGGCCAGCAGGTCCGGGTACTGGTGGGCTCCGCGCTCACCCGGCGCACCTACTCGGTGTGGCGCTACGACCCGTCCGGCGCAATGGAGTTGTGCGTGCTGGACCACGAGGGCGACGGACCCGGTGCCCGCTGGGCGCGCGAGGCGAAGGCGGGCGACGAGGTGCGCCTCGGCAAGCCGGAGGGCTCCTTCACGCTGCGCCCGGACGCCGCGCACCATGTCTTCGTCGGCGACGAGACGGCGTCCGTCGCCTTCGGCGCGATGCTCGCCGCGCTGCCCGACGGGTCGCGGGTCTCCGGCTGCGTGGAGACCGCCACGGCGGACGACCGGCTCCCGCTGCCCCACGCCGGACGGCTGGACTGGGTGCTGCGCGGCACCGTCCCGCTGCCCGAGGCGGTCGGCCGCCTGGCACCGGCGCCGGGCGGGATCGCGTACGTCGCCGGGGAGGCGCGGACCGTGCAGGCGGTACGGCATGTGCTGCGGGACGCGGGCTGGGACCGGCGCTCGGTGCTGACCAAGCCCTTCTGGGCGCCGGGCAAGCGCGGCCTGGAGTAG
- a CDS encoding malate dehydrogenase: MTRTPVNVTVTGAAGQIGYALLFRIASGQLLGADVPVNLRLLEITPALKAAEGTAMELDDCAFPLLNGITITDDPNVAFDGTNVALLVGARPRTKGMERGDLLEANGGIFKPQGKAINDNAADDIKVLVVGNPANTNALIAQAAAPDVPAERFTAMTRLDHNRALTQLAKKTGTPVSEIKRLTIWGNHSATQYPDIFHATVAGKNAAEVVGDEQWLADDFIPTVAKRGAAIIEARGASSAASAANAAIDHVYTWVNGTAEGDWTSMGIPSDGSYGVPEGLISSFPVTTKDGKYEIVQGLDINEFSRARIDASVQELAEERDAVRGLGLI, from the coding sequence ATGACCCGCACTCCCGTGAACGTCACCGTCACCGGCGCGGCCGGCCAGATCGGTTACGCCCTCCTCTTCCGCATCGCCTCCGGGCAGCTCCTCGGCGCGGACGTGCCGGTCAACCTCCGCCTCCTGGAGATCACCCCCGCGCTCAAGGCCGCCGAGGGCACGGCCATGGAGCTGGACGACTGCGCGTTCCCGCTGCTGAACGGCATCACCATCACCGACGACCCGAACGTCGCCTTCGACGGCACCAACGTCGCCCTGCTGGTCGGCGCCCGCCCGCGCACCAAGGGCATGGAGCGCGGTGACCTCCTGGAGGCCAACGGCGGCATCTTCAAGCCGCAGGGCAAGGCCATCAACGACAACGCCGCGGACGACATCAAGGTCCTCGTCGTCGGCAACCCGGCCAACACCAACGCGCTCATCGCGCAGGCCGCCGCCCCGGACGTACCGGCCGAGCGCTTCACCGCGATGACCCGCCTCGACCACAACCGCGCGCTGACCCAGCTCGCGAAGAAGACGGGCACCCCGGTCTCCGAGATCAAGCGCCTGACGATCTGGGGCAACCACTCCGCGACCCAGTACCCGGACATCTTCCACGCCACGGTCGCGGGCAAGAACGCCGCCGAGGTCGTGGGCGACGAGCAGTGGCTGGCCGACGACTTCATCCCGACCGTCGCCAAGCGCGGTGCCGCGATCATCGAGGCCCGCGGTGCCTCGTCGGCCGCCTCCGCCGCCAACGCCGCCATCGACCACGTGTACACCTGGGTCAACGGCACCGCCGAGGGCGACTGGACCTCCATGGGTATCCCGTCGGACGGCTCCTACGGCGTCCCGGAGGGCCTGATCTCGTCCTTCCCCGTCACCACCAAGGACGGCAAGTACGAGATCGTCCAGGGCCTGGACATCAACGAGTTCTCCCGCGCCCGCATCGACGCCTCGGTGCAGGAGCTTGCGGAGGAGCGCGACGCGGTCCGCGGTCTCGGCCTCATCTGA
- a CDS encoding LysR family transcriptional regulator, with the protein MRVTQSEDASPLAGVDLNLLLALDVLLEEQSVRGAARRLHLSEPAMSRTLGRIRKALGDPVLVRAGRQMVPTPHALAVRAEVGAVVERARALFAPGRDTDPCTMTRTFTILGHDATAAGLGAPLLTRTAREAPGIRLRFLSESPVDAPFLRQGTADLEIGVVDTTAPEVRVETLYEDRMLGVVRAGHPLLEGELTPERFAGEAGHLSVSRRGRLRGPIDDALAALGLARQVAGSVGTYPASLFVLRDTDLVGIVNRGSRSLAETLGLVTFAIPLPLPPLEVGLAWHPRHDADPAHAWLRATVKELMTERIPVS; encoded by the coding sequence TTGCGTGTGACGCAATCCGAAGACGCCTCGCCGCTCGCGGGCGTGGACCTCAACCTGCTGCTCGCGCTCGACGTGCTCCTGGAGGAGCAGAGCGTCCGGGGTGCCGCCCGGCGGCTGCATCTGTCGGAGCCCGCGATGAGCCGCACCCTCGGCCGCATCCGCAAGGCGCTCGGCGACCCCGTACTGGTGCGCGCCGGGCGGCAGATGGTGCCGACCCCGCACGCGCTGGCGGTACGGGCCGAGGTCGGCGCGGTGGTCGAGCGGGCCCGCGCGCTGTTCGCGCCCGGCCGGGACACCGACCCGTGCACGATGACCCGTACCTTCACGATCCTCGGCCACGACGCGACCGCCGCCGGTCTCGGCGCCCCGCTGCTGACCCGCACCGCCCGCGAGGCGCCAGGCATCCGGCTGCGGTTCCTCTCCGAGAGCCCGGTCGACGCCCCCTTCCTGCGCCAGGGCACCGCCGACCTGGAGATCGGCGTGGTCGACACCACGGCCCCAGAGGTACGGGTGGAGACGCTGTACGAGGACCGGATGCTCGGGGTCGTACGGGCCGGACACCCTTTGCTGGAAGGCGAGTTGACGCCGGAGCGGTTCGCCGGGGAGGCCGGGCATCTGAGCGTGTCCCGGCGGGGGCGGCTGCGCGGGCCGATCGACGACGCGCTGGCCGCGCTCGGGCTCGCGCGGCAGGTGGCCGGCAGCGTCGGGACCTACCCGGCCTCGCTGTTCGTGCTGCGGGACACCGACCTCGTAGGGATCGTCAACCGGGGGAGCCGGTCGCTGGCGGAGACGCTCGGTCTGGTCACCTTCGCCATCCCGCTCCCGCTGCCGCCCCTGGAGGTCGGCCTCGCCTGGCACCCCCGCCACGACGCCGACCCGGCCCACGCCTGGCTGCGTGCCACGGTGAAGGAGTTGATGACCGAGCGGATTCCGGTTTCCTGA
- a CDS encoding DUF3017 domain-containing protein: protein MPADESGEPQVRDAISAPDAQGRTRRITRRFPLFTRDTARPEGGGRAAPSDAPAPARQWPVLVVLSAVALGLLLVAFDLTRAGLLVIGAALLAGAAMRWTLPGVGMLAVRSRFTDIVTYGVLGLAIVLLALMAQPQPLLQIPFLKDTLHFTVSN from the coding sequence GTGCCGGCTGACGAGTCCGGGGAGCCGCAGGTGCGGGACGCGATCAGCGCTCCCGACGCGCAGGGGCGCACCAGGCGCATCACCCGCCGCTTCCCGCTGTTCACCAGGGACACCGCGCGCCCCGAGGGCGGCGGCCGGGCCGCGCCCAGTGACGCCCCGGCGCCGGCCCGGCAGTGGCCGGTGCTGGTCGTGCTCTCCGCCGTCGCGCTCGGCCTGCTGCTGGTCGCCTTCGACCTGACTCGCGCCGGGCTGCTGGTGATCGGCGCCGCCCTGCTGGCGGGCGCCGCGATGCGCTGGACGCTGCCCGGCGTCGGCATGCTCGCCGTCCGCTCCCGCTTCACGGACATCGTGACCTACGGGGTACTGGGCCTCGCCATCGTCCTGCTGGCCCTGATGGCCCAGCCCCAGCCCCTGCTGCAGATCCCGTTCCTCAAGGACACGTTGCACTTCACGGTGTCCAACTAG